GTGATTTTCTCCTGGTCTACAACAAGATGACCGATATCTGCTTCAGCCGCTGTGCGAGTAACCTGAGTTATAGGACGCTCACCATGGATGAGGTCAGGCTTCCTTCAAATAAGACATTCATTTAAAAGAGGGTTGAGTCTGCTTGTCATGGTGTTTAGGAAAAGTAATTGGTTGGAAACTTACAAGCGGCCAGACTGAAAACATCTCCAAAATGACTGAATCCCAGGAAGGTGTTTGACTTGGGGTTGCTTGTCATGAAATTACTCTCCTTGCCATTCAGTGCCCACTAAAACTCTTCAGTGAATAAAGTCCACCACCCACCGATTCTTAAATTCCCACCATTAGGATTAAAACATGgcatgctttttttcccccacaccCTTTTAGTcatttctctctctgtttctttcCCATCCCAGGAGAGCTGCCTGGATAGCTGTGCTGGGAAGCTCATTCGTTCCAATCATCGTCTGATGGGAGCTTACGTGAAGCTAATGCCGACCATCGTGCAACGTAGACTGGCTGAGTATGAGAAAAAGGCTGGAGAATTACCACAGGCTGCAGAGGGTACCTCTCTGCCCGACTCGAATGCCCCACTGCCCATCCAGCAGAGTAACCTCCAACCTGCAGACACAAACCAACAGGCTCCTATCACACCTCCATCAGAAGTGACTGCATCCCCTGGGAGCTAGAAAACAGGCACGACTGTCCTGCACAACAGCCCAGGACAAATGGGTTCTGCAGATCGTGCGCAGGCCTGCCAAAGTGACGTGTAATCAGGACTCCACCGTTAGAAAGACAGTGCCTTTAAGCCCAAGGCTGTCTCTGTTTTTCCAATCCTTTTGTCCCTCTGTTTGTTTGCAAGTTATGTTATCAGTGGAAATGTAAACAGTAATGCTTCAAGTAAAGGTGGACTATTTCAGATACCTCATTGGCTATAAAGTAGTGATGggcaatgaaatgaaaaatattaAGTACGATGTCAAGctgaattttgtattattttgagatgtgttttgatgtctGAACAGTTTATATGATGTCTATCCcgtttataataccgaaagttcacatttaaaCCATGTTGATGAATACATTAATACTCGCATAAGTAATCACATACACAAAATTCAATGAAATGCTGACGCGTGCGCATctctcaaaataatacaaaattctGCAGGACACCAGACACACCAATAATAGTGCCaaacttaatgcagcatgcaaatagcgtttggtacctaaaGACCAATCAATGGACtacaatggttaaataatactttagtgtgtgctgtttgcctatgagactgacaatgattggtatgtatggGGCtttattgtatcttaatataaaataaacttgattatactgcttTATATTGTAGCAGTATTAGATATCGAGGTATGGAAATTATCAATATTTAACAATATCGATGTCATATCAAAATATCACTGCTGGTGGGCGTTGTATCCATGGCACAATAGTATAATCCTA
The sequence above is a segment of the Acipenser ruthenus chromosome 7, fAciRut3.2 maternal haplotype, whole genome shotgun sequence genome. Coding sequences within it:
- the LOC131737471 gene encoding mitochondrial import inner membrane translocase subunit Tim10 B-like is translated as MEQDQQQMRNLRDFLLVYNKMTDICFSRCASNLSYRTLTMDEESCLDSCAGKLIRSNHRLMGAYVKLMPTIVQRRLAEYEKKAGELPQAAEGTSLPDSNAPLPIQQSNLQPADTNQQAPITPPSEVTASPGS